A DNA window from Ostrea edulis chromosome 5, xbOstEdul1.1, whole genome shotgun sequence contains the following coding sequences:
- the LOC125651278 gene encoding uncharacterized protein LOC125651278 codes for MRSRIRCSIVGETMVGKTTLLKSYVTCKPPEIYSPTIYDNIKGFVVLGHKRYKVNLVDTAGQHEYSKLCTASYSKSKVVILCYSVIDRQSYERMNTFWIPEIQKNIGKRVPIVLVATHTDLRHDKYIQRCVQVVTTSEGKQLAELIGANGFFEISKSNINQLNAIFECAVTAVISNKNTLLTIFKKIFCTTCINKNE; via the exons ATGAGGAGCCGTATCAGATGTAGCATTGTTGGTGAAACAATGGTGGGAAAGACCACATTGTTAAAGTCTTACGTCACGTGCAAGCCTCCTGAAATTTACTCCCCGACAATTTATGACAATATCAAAG GTTTCGTTGTTCTTGGACACAAGCGATACAAAGTAAACCTTGTGGACACAGCCGGACAG CATGAATATTCGAAACTTTGTACGGCATCGTACAGCAAGAGCAAGGTAGTCATCCTTTGTTACAGTGTGATAGACAGGCAATCATATGAACGGATGAACACTTTTTGGATTCCGGAGATTCAAAAAAATATCGGGAAGAGGGTACCGATAGTTTTGGTTGCTACTCATACAGACCTTCGGCATGACAAGTACATTCAAAGATGCGTACAGGTCGTGACTACATCTGAAGGAAAACAGTTAGCAGAATTGATTGGAGCTAACGGATTTTTTGAAATATCTAAATCAAACATTAACCAACTCAATGCCATTTTTGAATGCGCAGTAACGGCTgttataagcaataaaaatacattattaacaatttttaagaaaatattttgcactacttgtataaataaaaatgaataa